One Brassica napus cultivar Da-Ae chromosome A1, Da-Ae, whole genome shotgun sequence genomic region harbors:
- the LOC106445243 gene encoding nicotianamine synthase 1: MACQKAHFENQILELYNKISNLKSLKPSKNVDTLFQQLMTTCLPTETNIDVKKLCPKVQDIRTNLIKLRSEAIGYSEQHFSTVLGSLKDNPLTHLDLYPYYTNYLKLSKVEFDLLMLHTSHVPTKIAFVGSGSLPFTSIILAKFHLPNTTFHNFDIDPQANSLASQLVSRDPDLSCRIIFHTMDIINATEILRDYEVVFLASLVGVDKEAKVKVIEHLEKHMAPGALLMLRSAKGLRAFLYIDVDPCDLRSFEVLETYHPSLSDGFVNSVMVARKLSD, translated from the coding sequence ATGGCTTGCCAAAAGGCTCATTTTGAGAATCAAATTCTCGAATTGTATAACAAAATCTCCAATCTCAAGAGCCTTAAACCTTCCAAAAACGTCGACACTTTGTTCCAACAGCTCATGACCACGTGCTTACCCACGGAAACAAATATCGACGTCAAAAAGTTGTGTCCAAAAGTCCAAGACATCAGAACCAATCTCATCAAGCTACGTAGTGAAGCTATAGGGTATTCGGAGCAACACTTCTCCACGGTCTTGGGATCTCTCAAAGACAACCCACTTACCCATTTAGATCTCTACCCTTACTACACTAACTACCTCAAACTGAGCAAGGTCGAGTTCGATCTCCTCATGCTACACACGAGCCATGTCCCAACCAAGATCGCCTTCGTGGGCTCTGGTTCGTTGCCTTTCACATCCATCATCTTAGCTAAGTTCCACCTCCCAAACACGACGTTCCACAACTTTGACATCGACCCTCAAGCCAATTCCCTCGCCTCCCAGCTTGTCTCACGCGATCCTGATCTTTCTTGTCGCATAATCTTCCACACAATGGATATAATCAACGCCACAGAGATTCTACGTGACTACGAGGTTGTTTTCTTGGCGTCTCTTGTTGGGGTTGATAAAGAAGCGAAAGTCAAAGTCATTGAACACTTGGAGAAACACATGGCTCCTGGTGCTCTTCTCATGCTTAGGAGTGCTAAAGGCCTTAGAGCGTTCCTGTATATAGACGTTGATCCTTGTGATCTAAGAAGTTTCGAGGTCTTAGAGACTTATCACCCGTCGTTGTCAGATGGGTTTGTGAACTCGGTGATGGTCGCACGCAAACTCAGTGATTGA
- the LOC106445233 gene encoding KH domain-containing protein At4g26480, with amino-acid sequence MMMMTSLGGGGGGGGGGGVGPVGGGGGGGRYMPYPPPLSVPPSAPQSPNFSGGLRSQPSFLVEQEKYLTELLAERHKLTPFLTVLPHVCRLMNQEILRVTTLLENAISQSRFDHPSPLSSGGIFQNSRADMNGWPSQFPSERSVSSSPAPNWLNSPGSSSGLIVKRTIRVDIPVDQYPNYNFVGRLLGPRGNSLKRVEASTDCRVLIRGRGSIKDPVKEEMMRGKPGYEHLNEQLHILIEAELPIELVDARLMQAREILDDLLTPVEETHDFYKKQQLRELALLNGSLREEGSPMSGSVSPYNSLGMKRAKTRD; translated from the exons atgatgatgatgacttcactcggtggtggtggtggtggaggaggtggtggtggtgttgGACCGgttggtggtggaggaggaggagggagatATATGCCGTATCCACCGCCTCTCTCTGTGCCTCCGTCGGCTCCTCAGTCACCTAACTTCTCTGGTGGTCTCCGATCACAGCCTTCTTTCCTCGTTGAGCAGGAGAA GTATCTTACTGAATTACTTGCAGAACGTCACAAGCTTACTCCCTTCTTGACTGTGCTTCCACATGTCTGCCGTCTCATGAACCAAG aaaTATTGCGTGTAACCACGCTGTTGGAGAATGCCATAAGTCAGAGTAGGTTTGACCACCCTAGCCCTCTTTCTTCTGGagggatattccagaactcaaGAGCTGACATGAACGGATGGCCCTCCCAGTTTCCATCAGAA CGATCTGTTTCATCATCTCCAGCACCAAATTGGCTAAACTCTCCTGGTAGCTCCTCTGGTCTCATCGTAAAACGAACAATCAGGGTGGATATTCCAGTTGACCAATACCCAAAC TACAATTTTGTCGGTCGCCTCTTGGGTCCTAGAGGAAACTCCCTCAAAAGAGTTGAAGCTAGTACTGATTGCCGTGTTCTTATAAGGGGGAGAGGCAGCATTAAAGATCCGGTTAAG GAGGAAATGATGAGGGGGAAGCCTGGTTATGAGCACCTGAATGAACAACTCCACATCTTAATCGAGGCCGAGTTACCCATTGAGTTAGTCGATGCACGTCTCATGCAAGCTCGTGAAATACTAGACGATCTACTCACTCCTGTG gaGGAAACTCATGACTTCTACAAGAAACAACAGCTCAGGGAACTGGCGCTTCTCAACGGTAGTCTTAGAGAAGAAGGGTCTCCAATGTCTGGTTCCGTCTCTCCTTACAATAGCCTCGGCATGAAGAGAGCCAAGACAAGGGACTAA